Below is a window of Leifsonia sp. NPDC080035 DNA.
CGCGGTGCCCGCAGCGACGGCTGAGCGCGCCCGCGCTCAGGCCGCGCTGCCCACCGCCCGCGGGCGCCGGAACGCGAGGCCGGAGGTGATGGCCAGCACCACGACGCCGATCGCCTCGATGATCACCGTCTCGGGCACGAGCGTGAAGCTCCACACCTCGGTGATGCCGAAGAGGCCGACGGTCAGTGCCAGCAGGATCGCGGCCAGGCTGGCGATCACGAAGAGCAGGCTCAGGATCGTGACGATCCGCAACAGCGCCCCACGGGTGACCAGGATGGCGACCGCGAGCACGATGCCCGCGATGCCGTTGAGCACGAACATGGTCCCCAGCAACCCGCCGACGCCGTCGAAGATCAGGAAGAGATGGATCCCGCCGATCGCCAGCAGGATGAGCGCGCTGAGGATGCGCAGGACCAGGAGGGGTCCCTGGCGGCTGTCGGTCATGGGAGCACCTGCCTTCCGGTTCGGGCCTCCCGGTCGGAAGGCCACAGTGGGAACACGTAACGGCGACCCGGAACGGTTCACTTCCGCGTCCCGAACGCCGAGAGGAACCGGTCGCGGAACGCATCCATCCGCCACACCGGCGCGTCCGGTGCGGGCAGCATGCCCGGCTGCCACGACCACGAGGAGACCCGGTCGATGACCGCAGGGTCCTTGGCGATGATGCTGATCGGGACGTCGTGGTCGGCACCCGCTCCGCTGACGACCGCAGCCGGCTGGTGGTCGCCGAGCACGACGACCACCAGGTCCGGGTCGTCCACGGTGGTGAGGAACGAGAACATGCTGTTCAAGGAATATTGGATGGATTCGCCGTAGAGCTGCTGCACGTGGTGCGGGTCCTGCCACACCACGCTCGGCGGCAGCCCGGCCGCCGGCTGCGGGTCGTACACCGAGCCGTCGCCGATCGCGTTCCACGGGACCAGGCTCGGCAGCGGCGTCCACGGGGTGTGCGAGGAGACGAAATCGATCTCGGCCATCACCGGCCGGTGCGGCCCCGCGAGCTCATGCTGCTGGAAGTATGCCCAGGTGTACTGGTCCGGAATGCGGGCGTAGCTGAACCGCGGGCCCCGGTAACCGACGTTCGTCCCGTTCAGCTGGCTCTCGTAGTGGTAGAACGAGGAGCCGACCGGCCACGGCCTCGAGTCGGACGGGACATCGCTGACCGTCCGCCAGCCCGCCTTCCGGAAGGCGGAGGCGAGCGTGAACCGGGATCCCGAGGTCACCTGGTCGTAGCTCGCCTGCGAGTCGATCCAGAGCCCGGACTGCAGCGTCGAGTGGGCGAGCCAGCTGATCCCGCCGAACGTCGGCGAGGTGAGGAAGGCGCTGCGCTCCTGGTAGCCGTGCGCGGCCAGCCGCGCGGTGCCGGAGCGGAGCACCGCGTCGACGCCGGGGGAGAACGTGCTGCCCTGCACCGCGACCCGGCCGTAGCTCTCGATGAACGCGATGACGACGTCCTTGCCCTTCAGCCCGGTGAGCAGGTCGGCGTCGGGGATGCGCGCGGCGGGGTCGCTCGCGGCCTGTCGCGCGAGGGCCGCCCGGGCACCGACCGCGACCACGACCTGGTCGGCGCGGGACGCGGCGGCGGCGCCGACGTCCGCCGCCGCGACCGGTTCCCCCGGAACCATCTGGACGCCGATGAGCGCGACGACAAGCCACCCTGCCGTGACCGCGGACGCCGCGAGCAGGGCCGGACGACGCCGGGGCGTGAGGATGCGCGCGAGCCGCAGCAGCGCCGCCGAGACCGCGACGACGGCGGCGACCACGGCGACGACGAAGAGGATCAGGAGGGCGAGCGCGCCGACCGCACCGGCGGAATCCTGCACGACCCCGTAGCCGTCGACGAGCTCCGGCCAGCCGGTCGCGATGTCGAACGGCTTGCCGACCGTCGACTGGAACACGCGGTCGAGAGCGGCGGCGAGGGTGGCAGCGACGATGAGCAGCGCGACGAGTGCGGCGAGGGCCCGACGCGTCCAGCGCCAGGGGAGCAGCACGAGGAGCACCACGGCAAGCACCGCCTCCAGCGGGATGCGCAGCAGTGCGAGCGCGGAACCGGAGGCGACCAGGCCCGGCGCCAGCGCCGCGAGGCACACCACGAAGGCGGACAGCGCGGTCAGGGCGGTCCCGGTGGCGGTGCGCAGGTGTCGTCCAGGCGTCGTCGTGCTCATGGCCGTCCCTCGAACCGCTCGGAGAGGGCGTACCGCAGGAGCACCACGTCGCCGATCGGGAGCGCCTCCACGAGCCGCGCGGGGTGCTTCTCCGTCCACGGGAAGGCCGCGTCGCCGACGAAGCGGGGCGCACGTCCGTCGCCCACGAAGAACGGCGCGACGCACACGTGCAGCTCGTCGACGAGCCCCGCCGCCAGGAACTGGGTCAGCGTCGTGCCGCCTCCCTCCACCATGAGCCGGCGGGCTCCCCGCCTGCCGAGGTCGGCGACCAGGTCGGTCATGCGCACCTCCTCGGCCAGGGGAACGACGGTCGCGGCCGACCCGAGGCGACGGCGGATGCGGCCGCCCGCGTCGCGGGGGCAGTACACCAGCTTCTCGGCGTCGCCGGCGGTGAAGAACGCCGCCCCGGGATCGAGTTCGCCCGACGCGGTCACCGTCGCCTTCCACGGGGACGGGGTCAGTCCGGTCGCCGTGCGTCTCGCCTGCCGTCTGGCGCTCCGCACGACGAGGCGGGGGTCGTCCAGGCGGATCGTGCGTGCGCCGACGAGGATGACGTCGTTGCGCGCGCGGGTATCGTCCACACGGTCCAGATCGGCGGTGTTCGAGAGCATCAGCCGGGGCGGCCGGGCGCTGTCGAGATAGCCGTCGAGCGACATCGCGCAGCTGACGGTCACGTACGGGTTCGCGGTCGCGGTCACGTCCTGCGCCTCCGGACCGCGGCGACCGTCGCGACGAGGGCACCGGGGGCCACGGACAGCAGCGCGAGCACGCCGAACAGGGTGGCCGCGGCCACCCCGGTGCCCGCGCCGAGGCCCGCGGCGGCGAACGCCCAGCCGGCCGCACCCTCCCGTGGACCCCAGCCGCCGACGTTCAGCGGGATGGACGCGGCGAGCAGGGCGAGGACGGCGAGGGAGAGCATCCCGAGCGGCGGCGCGCTCGCCCCGACCGCCGCCGCCGCGATGGTGAACGTGCCGATGTGGCAGGCGCACACCACGACGGATGCGGCGACGGCCTGCGCGCACACCCCGGGCGCTCCGAGGGCGGTGCGGAGTTCCGCGGCCTCGCGGTTCAGGACGAGGCGCACCCGTCCGCTCGCCAGCCACGCCACGCCGACCGCCGCGGCCATGACCACGACCGCCGTCCCGAGCACGACGACGGGCAGCAGCGCGCCCGCGAGACCAACGCCCGCCGCCAGCAGCACCGCGGCCGCGATCCCGAGTTGGACGACCTGGCCGACCGAGCGCTCGAGCACGACAGCCCGCGCTGCCGCGGCTCGCGCTCCGCCCCGGCCGTGGTCGACCGCGCGGTGCACGTCCCCGAGCACGCCGCCCGGAAGGACGGTGTTGAGGAACTGCGACCGGTAGTACATCCCGACCGCCTCCCGCCAGGCGATCGGAGCACCGAGCCGCGCCGCGATCGCGCGCCACCGCCAGGCGGCGGCCGCCGTTGCGACCGCGGAGAGCGCGACCGCCGCGGCGAGGACAGCGCCGTCCATCCCGGCGAGCCCGCGCAGGAACGGGCCGGCGCCCACCTGCGCGACGATCGCGACGAGCACGACCGCTCCGGCCACGCCCCGGACCGTCGGCCGGAACCAGCGCGCGGCGACGAGGCGGTGCAGCCCGGGAACAGCCGCCCGCGCCGGGATGTCGCGCGCCGTTGCCGCGCCGAGCCGGAGCGTCATCGCGGCCACGCCAGCACGTCGAGGTGGTAGACGACGGCGGAGAGCTCGCCGCGCCGCTGCTGGCGACCGCGGAGCGCTCGGTAGTCCTCGAGCTCGTCGCGCAGGCCGGGCGTCTGCTCCTCGGCCGCCCCCAGCCAGCCGTCGAACCACTCGGCCAGCAGCCGCGGGTCGCCGGCGTCCAGCCGCCAGGTGGTGAGTGCCGTCCGCACCCGGTAGCCGGCCCGCTCGAAGAGCCCGCGGACGATCGGCCCGCCGTACCGGCCGAGCAGCCTGCGGCCGCGGACCTCCCGACGCTGGTGGGCGTTGAAGGCGCGCGTCACCCGGATGTCCCGTGCGTCCCAGGGGTGCAGCTCCACGTCCCCGGTCACGCTCAGTGAGAACAGGCCGGGCGCGCCCGCGCCGACGCAGGCCTCCACGATCGCGTGCGCCTCGCGGGCGGTGAGCACGTCGAGCAGGGCGGACGCCGTCACCAGCGATGCTCCGGCCAGGTCGCCGGCCGTCAGCCGGTCGAGGCGGCCGACCCGCGAGCGGACCGTCACCGGCGTCCCGTCCGCGTCGGCCGGAGGCGCGGCCCGGGACGCGAGGGCCGTCAGCTCCGCGTTCCAGTCGTGCAGCACCCAGGTCTGCGGGCCGGGCAGCTCCGGGGCCAGCCAGCGCATCATCGAGCCGGTCCCGCTGCCGAGGTCGTGGACCGTGATCGGGCCGTCCGGGAGCAGGGCGGGAACGGCCCGGGCCAGCCTCCCCGAGCGGGCCCTGGCGTCCTCCGCCTCACGGAGCGACAGCCAGTCGTCGCTGACCCGTAGCACCGCATCCACGTCGGCGCTCAGTTCGGCGCTCACGACGCGGCTCCCGTCCGCAGCGGAGCGGGCGCGCGCTCGGCCTCGGCCAGCGCCGCCTCGATCACGGCCGCGGTGCCGGCCCACGACCTGCCGATGCTCCGCGCGGCGAGTGCGGCGGCCTTCGCCGCCGCACGCCTCGCCGGGTCGGCCCACCACTGCTGCAGGACCACGTGCAGCGCCCACGGGTCGTCCGGCGGCACGAGCATCGCCGCGTCCCGGACCGGGATCGCCTCCCCGATGCCGCCGACCGCGGTCGCCAGCACCGGGACGCCGTGCGCGAGCGCCTCGGCGATCGCCATCCCGTAGCTCTCGCTGCGCGACGGCTGGACGAGCAGGTCGGCGTGCGCGTACGCATCCTCCAGCGCCCGGCCGTCGAGGACGCCGGGGAAGCCGATCCGGTCGGCGAGGCCGGCCGCATCCACCACCGATCCCAGGGCCTCGGCGAACCCGGGGTCGGCCCGCAGCGACCCGGCGACGGTGCAGGTCCAGCCCGGCCGGTCGGCGAATCCCGCGAGCGCCCGCACGAGCAGGTCCTGGCCCTTGTGCGGTGCGACGACGGCGACGCAGAGGAGGCGGCCGCCGTCCTCGGATGCCGCGGTCACGGGCGCAGGGTCGGCGCCGGGATGCGCGACCACGACGCGGGCGGCGTCGGCCGCGCCCTGCGCCGCCAGCTCGGTGCGCGTCCACTCGCTCGTCGCGACGATCAGCAGGGCCGCACGGAACGCGGCGAGGCGCGGCTCGTCCGGGTCCGGCTCGACCATGTGGGCGAGGATCACGATGCGCAGCCGATGCGCCTCCGCGACGACCGCGCCCGGCTCCCGCGACACCAGCAGCCCGTCGGCCAGCAGCAGCGCTCCGTCCGCCAGGCCGCGGAGGGCGACCGCCAGCGCGCCCGGCTCGTCGGCGACGAGCAGCATGCGGACCTCGCGCCCCGCCGCCCGCAGCGCGTCCCGCACCCGGCGGTCGTACACATTCCCTCCGCTGACCCGCTCCGGATCGTCCACGGCGCGGGGCACGGCGAACACGAGCGGCGCGCTCACAGCGGCCTCGAGTAGCTCGCCCACGCGATGTGTGACTCGTGCAGGGTGACGGTGATCGTGGTCAGCGCGGGCGCCGGTCCGAGCGCACCGCCGGCCACCGCGTCGGCGAGCCGGTCGGCCACGACCCTGCAGAGCAGCTCGGTCGTGGTGTTCACCCCGGCGAAGGCAGGGTCCTCGTCGAGGTTGCGGTACGTGAGCGCGCCGGTGACCTCCGCGAGCGCCGCGGCGGCACGCCCGATGTCGACGACGACGCCGCCGGCATCCAGCTCGTCGGCGCCGAACGCGGCGTCGACGACGAACGTCGCGCCGTGCAGCCGCTGCGCCGGCCCGAAGACCTCGCCGGTGAAGCTGTGCGCGACCATCATGTGGTCGCGGACCGTGACCGTGTACGGCATCAGGCGTCCCTCCAGTCGATCGTGCGGCAGAGCTCTCCGGCCGGCTCCGCGGCGAGCCTGGCCAGCACCTCCGGCAGCTCCCGCCAGGAGGACGACCCGCCGAGCAGGGCATCGAAGGCCGGATCGCGCAGCAGGTCGAGCGCCAGCGCAAGCCGGTCGGTGGTGCTCCGCCGATCCCGGCGCCGGGCCGAGACCGCGCCCACCTGGCTCGCCCGGATCGTCAGACGCCGGGAGTGGAAGTCGGCCCCGAGCGGCAGCGTCACGGGGCGGTCGCCGAACCAGCCGGCCTCGATCACCTCACCGTCGGTGGCGACGGTTTCGAGCGCCAGCCGGAGGCCGGCCTCCGACCCGCTGGTGTGGATGACGATGTCGCGGTCGCGCGGAGCGTCCTGCGGCAGCGCGAAGGAGGCGCCGAGCCGGTCCGCGACAGAGCGGCGCCCCGGGTCGGTGTCGACGAGCGTGACCTCCGTGCCCGGGATCGCCTGCGCCAGGCGCGCGACGCCGCAGCCGATCATCCCCGCCCCGATCACGGCGATGCGGTCGCCGAGCAGCGGCCCGGCGTCCCAGAGGATGTTGACCGCGGTCTCCACCGCCCCGGCGAGCACCGCGCGCCGGGCCGGGACGCCGTCGGGGACGGGGACGACCGCCGACGCGGGCACGACGAACGCCGATTGGTGCGGATACAGCGTGAACACCGTGCTCCCCACGAGGCCCGCCGGTCCGTCCTCGACCACCCCGACGTTCAGGTAGCCGTACTTCACGGGTGCCGGGAAGTCGCCCTCCTGGAACGGGGCGCGCATCCGCTCGTGCTCGCCGGCCGGAACGCGGCCGCCGAACACCGTCGCCTCCGTCCCGCGGCTGACGCCGGTGAACAGCGTCCGCACAAGCACTTCGTCCGGCCCGGGAGGCGCGACGGGCTGCGTCCGCAGGGCGCCGGTGCCGGGGCGCTCCAGCCAGAACGCGGTGGCGTCGATCACATCCCACCTCCTCGGGAATGAACCATCGGTGCGTGCGCGGCGTGTTAAGGCCGGTGCACGTAACCGAGACACGAGGTGCGGATGAAAAGGGTTCAACTCGAGGCCGTCGGCTGGGCGGGCGCCGGTGCCGCGTTCGGAGCGCTGGTGCTGCTCGCCGGCGCGCTCGCACTGCAGTGGCAGACCGACCGGCTGTCCCCGCTCGGCGCCCTGGCCGCGCTCGGCTACCTCCTGGTCTCGAACGCCCTCCTCGTGGAGGGGTTGCGCCGGCACCGCTCGGAGCGGTTCGGCCCCGCGAACGCGGTCACATCGATGCGGTCGACGATCGTCGGCCTGATCACGGGGCTCGTCGTCGCGTCCTGGTCGGGCGAGATCCCCGTGCCGCTCCTGGTCGGACTTGCCGTCCCTGCGCTCGCTCTCGACGCGGTGGACGGTTGGATCGCCCGCCGGACCGGCACGACGAGCGAGCTCGGCGCGCGCTTCGACATGGAGGTGGATGCGTTCCTGCTGCTGGTCCTGGGCGTCTACGTCGCCCAGGCGTTCGGCCCGTGGGTGCTCGCGATCGGCCTGCTGCGCTACGCCTTCGTCGCCGCCGCGTGGGTGTGGCCGTGGATGCGCAGGACGCTGCCGTACCGGTACTGGCGCAAGGTGGTGACGGCGGTCGCCGGCATCGCGCTCACGTTCGCCGCGACCGGCCTCGTCCCTGCGCTCGCCGCCGTGCTCGTCGCCGCGGCGCTCGCGCTGCTCGTGGAGTCCTTCGGCCGCGACGTGCTCTGGCTCGCCGCCCGTCGCCGCGAGCCGTAGCGCCGCGCAGCGCTCAGCCCGCGGCGCGCAGCAGGTCCAGCGACTCGGCCGGGCTCGGGAACGCGTCCCTGGCGCGGACCGCGCTCTCCAGCACGGCGTCCAGGTGCTGGGAGGCAAGGCTCACGCCGCCCATCGCCACCGCCTCCGAGCCGAGCGTCGAGACCAGCACCTCGGGCGCGAGCGGAACGCGCTCGCGCAGCGACTCCTGGAACCGGGGCAGGAAGACGTCGGCGAAGGGGGAGGAGCCGCCGCCGACCACGAGCAGCTCGGGGTCGATGGCGAGCGTCATGGCGGCCGCGCCGGTCGCGAGGTCGTCGGCGAACTCCTCCATCGCGGCGACCGCGGCCGGGTCGCCCGCCCGCGCCGCGTCGAAGATCTCCTGCCGGCTCGGGCGCGGGGATGCGAGCACCGAGCTGCCGTAGCGCTCGTTCAGCTCGACCCAGCGCAGCTCGGGCAGCTCGCCGACGATGCCGGCGGCGCCGTGCACACCGCGGTGCACCCGGCCGCCGACGATGGAGGCGCCGCTCGTGCGGGCGCCGCAGAGGATGTAGACGACGTCGGTGCGTCCGCGCGCCGCGCCGATCGTGAGCTCGGCGTGCGCGCCAAGCGCCACATCCCCCTCCACCAGCACCGCTGCGTCGAACTCGCGGCGGAAGCGCGCGCGCAGGTCGAGTCCGATCCAGCCGGGCATGCCGGTGCCGCCGAAGTGCAGCACCTCGCCGCCGGTGCTGATCGCACCGGGGGAGCCGACGGTGAGCGCCCACACCGCCGACCGGTCCAGCCCGAGCGAGTGGAGCAGCTCGTCGCTGACCCCGAGGGCAGCCTCGATCCGCTCCTCCGCCGGGATGGATTCGTCCGTGGCGGAGGTGAGGTGCCCGAGCACCTCGCCCGTGAGGTCGGTGACCACCGCGTAGATGTGGTTGGCGCCGATGTCCACCGAGAGGAACCGCCCGAGCCCCGGCGCGACGCGGAAGCTCGCCGCCGGCCTGCCCAGCCGCCCGGCGGGCGCGCTCTCGGCGGGCTCCAGCCAGCCGAGCTCCACCAGGTCGGTGACGATCGCGTCGATGGCGGTGCGGGAGAGCCCGGAGTCGGCGGCGAGGTCGCGCATGGTCTGCGGCTTCTCCATCACGGCGCGGAGGATCCCCCAGGAGTTCATCCGGCGCAGCAGCGAGCGGCTTCCCACCGCTCCTGGCGAGCCCTGGATGAGCGCCTCTTGTGGCATGTCTGTCCTAACGGTTGCGGTTTATATCGGCAAGTTGCATAATTAACCCGCTCCTACCGACTGTATCTCGGCGGAGCGCCTCACGGCCCGCGCTCCACACGCGAGCCCAGCGATTCGATAGTGCGCCAACGACGGTCCCCGCTGTCCCGGCGCTGAGAGGTTCACATGACAGCCCTTCTGCCGAGAGCGACGGCGCGCGGACGCACGCCGAAGGCCGGTGCGCGCCGGCGGCGCGACGATCGCAAGGTCGCCGTGTTCTTCATCGCCCCTGTCCTGATCGGGTTCGCGGTCTTCTATCTCTACCCGACGATCCGCGGATTCTGGTGGTCCTTCACCGACTACTCGCTTCTCGGCGACCCGGAGTTCGTCGGCGTGAAGAACTACGCGGCCGTCTTCGCGGACGGCGAGTTCTGGAACTCGATGGGCGTCACCCTCTACTACGTCGTCGTCAACGTCACGACCCAGACCGTGCTCGCGCTGCTGCTCGCGGCCCTGATGCACCGGCTCACGCGGTCGGTGATGCTGCGCACCACGCTGCTGCTGCCGTGGCTGGTGCCGAACGTGACGGTCGGCCTCATCTGGCTCTGGCTGCTCGACACCAACCTCGGCTTCGTGAACCACCTGATCACCTCGATGGGGCTGCCTGCCGTCGGCTTCTTCACGAGTCCGTCCCTCGCCATCCCGACCATCTCGATCGTGAACACCTGGGCGTTCACCGGCTACACGGCCCTGCTGTTCTACGCGGGGATGCTGCAGATCCCCGGCGACCTGTACGAGAGCGCCTCCCTCGACGGCGCGGGGGAGTGGCGGCTCTTCACCCGCATCACGCTCCCGCTGCTGCGGCCGGTGATGGCGCTGGTGCTCGTCGTCTCCCTGATCGGCTCGTTCCAGATCTTCGACACCGTCGCCGTGACCACCAAGGGCGGACCGGTCAACGCCACCAGGGTCATCTACTACTACATCTACCAACAGGCGTTCACCTTCTTCCACATGGGCTACGCCGCGACGATGGCCATCGTCCTCGTCGTGATCCTCGGCGTTCTCACCGCCGTCCAGCTGCGGCTCCTCCGCGCCTCCGAATCCCAGCTCGCATAGGACGACCTCATGACGACGACAACGCCCGCCATCCCCGCGCCCGCCCCAGCCGCCGATCAGCCGGCGCCCGCCCGGACCGCCGCACGCATCCGCCGCCGGCCGTCGGTCGGACGCATCCTCGGCTGGATCGTGCTCATCGCATCCCTCATCCTCACGCTGTTCCCCTTCTACTGGATGCTGAAGACCGCGCTCACGCCCGCGGCCGAC
It encodes the following:
- a CDS encoding lysylphosphatidylglycerol synthase domain-containing protein — its product is MTLRLGAATARDIPARAAVPGLHRLVAARWFRPTVRGVAGAVVLVAIVAQVGAGPFLRGLAGMDGAVLAAAVALSAVATAAAAWRWRAIAARLGAPIAWREAVGMYYRSQFLNTVLPGGVLGDVHRAVDHGRGGARAAAARAVVLERSVGQVVQLGIAAAVLLAAGVGLAGALLPVVVLGTAVVVMAAAVGVAWLASGRVRLVLNREAAELRTALGAPGVCAQAVAASVVVCACHIGTFTIAAAAVGASAPPLGMLSLAVLALLAASIPLNVGGWGPREGAAGWAFAAAGLGAGTGVAAATLFGVLALLSVAPGALVATVAAVRRRRT
- a CDS encoding sugar ABC transporter permease, producing the protein MTALLPRATARGRTPKAGARRRRDDRKVAVFFIAPVLIGFAVFYLYPTIRGFWWSFTDYSLLGDPEFVGVKNYAAVFADGEFWNSMGVTLYYVVVNVTTQTVLALLLAALMHRLTRSVMLRTTLLLPWLVPNVTVGLIWLWLLDTNLGFVNHLITSMGLPAVGFFTSPSLAIPTISIVNTWAFTGYTALLFYAGMLQIPGDLYESASLDGAGEWRLFTRITLPLLRPVMALVLVVSLIGSFQIFDTVAVTTKGGPVNATRVIYYYIYQQAFTFFHMGYAATMAIVLVVILGVLTAVQLRLLRASESQLA
- a CDS encoding SAM-dependent methyltransferase translates to MSAELSADVDAVLRVSDDWLSLREAEDARARSGRLARAVPALLPDGPITVHDLGSGTGSMMRWLAPELPGPQTWVLHDWNAELTALASRAAPPADADGTPVTVRSRVGRLDRLTAGDLAGASLVTASALLDVLTAREAHAIVEACVGAGAPGLFSLSVTGDVELHPWDARDIRVTRAFNAHQRREVRGRRLLGRYGGPIVRGLFERAGYRVRTALTTWRLDAGDPRLLAEWFDGWLGAAEEQTPGLRDELEDYRALRGRQQRRGELSAVVYHLDVLAWPR
- a CDS encoding 6-carboxytetrahydropterin synthase, producing the protein MPYTVTVRDHMMVAHSFTGEVFGPAQRLHGATFVVDAAFGADELDAGGVVVDIGRAAAALAEVTGALTYRNLDEDPAFAGVNTTTELLCRVVADRLADAVAGGALGPAPALTTITVTLHESHIAWASYSRPL
- a CDS encoding CDP-alcohol phosphatidyltransferase family protein encodes the protein MKRVQLEAVGWAGAGAAFGALVLLAGALALQWQTDRLSPLGALAALGYLLVSNALLVEGLRRHRSERFGPANAVTSMRSTIVGLITGLVVASWSGEIPVPLLVGLAVPALALDAVDGWIARRTGTTSELGARFDMEVDAFLLLVLGVYVAQAFGPWVLAIGLLRYAFVAAAWVWPWMRRTLPYRYWRKVVTAVAGIALTFAATGLVPALAAVLVAAALALLVESFGRDVLWLAARRREP
- a CDS encoding zinc-binding alcohol dehydrogenase gives rise to the protein MIDATAFWLERPGTGALRTQPVAPPGPDEVLVRTLFTGVSRGTEATVFGGRVPAGEHERMRAPFQEGDFPAPVKYGYLNVGVVEDGPAGLVGSTVFTLYPHQSAFVVPASAVVPVPDGVPARRAVLAGAVETAVNILWDAGPLLGDRIAVIGAGMIGCGVARLAQAIPGTEVTLVDTDPGRRSVADRLGASFALPQDAPRDRDIVIHTSGSEAGLRLALETVATDGEVIEAGWFGDRPVTLPLGADFHSRRLTIRASQVGAVSARRRDRRSTTDRLALALDLLRDPAFDALLGGSSSWRELPEVLARLAAEPAGELCRTIDWRDA
- a CDS encoding dihydrofolate reductase family protein — protein: MTATANPYVTVSCAMSLDGYLDSARPPRLMLSNTADLDRVDDTRARNDVILVGARTIRLDDPRLVVRSARRQARRTATGLTPSPWKATVTASGELDPGAAFFTAGDAEKLVYCPRDAGGRIRRRLGSAATVVPLAEEVRMTDLVADLGRRGARRLMVEGGGTTLTQFLAAGLVDELHVCVAPFFVGDGRAPRFVGDAAFPWTEKHPARLVEALPIGDVVLLRYALSERFEGRP
- a CDS encoding ROK family transcriptional regulator gives rise to the protein MPQEALIQGSPGAVGSRSLLRRMNSWGILRAVMEKPQTMRDLAADSGLSRTAIDAIVTDLVELGWLEPAESAPAGRLGRPAASFRVAPGLGRFLSVDIGANHIYAVVTDLTGEVLGHLTSATDESIPAEERIEAALGVSDELLHSLGLDRSAVWALTVGSPGAISTGGEVLHFGGTGMPGWIGLDLRARFRREFDAAVLVEGDVALGAHAELTIGAARGRTDVVYILCGARTSGASIVGGRVHRGVHGAAGIVGELPELRWVELNERYGSSVLASPRPSRQEIFDAARAGDPAAVAAMEEFADDLATGAAAMTLAIDPELLVVGGGSSPFADVFLPRFQESLRERVPLAPEVLVSTLGSEAVAMGGVSLASQHLDAVLESAVRARDAFPSPAESLDLLRAAG
- a CDS encoding CDP-alcohol phosphatidyltransferase, translating into MSTTTPGRHLRTATGTALTALSAFVVCLAALAPGLVASGSALALLRIPLEAVLAVVLLVLLPWRWTRRALAALVALLIVAATLAAALDRVFQSTVGKPFDIATGWPELVDGYGVVQDSAGAVGALALLILFVVAVVAAVVAVSAALLRLARILTPRRRPALLAASAVTAGWLVVALIGVQMVPGEPVAAADVGAAAASRADQVVVAVGARAALARQAASDPAARIPDADLLTGLKGKDVVIAFIESYGRVAVQGSTFSPGVDAVLRSGTARLAAHGYQERSAFLTSPTFGGISWLAHSTLQSGLWIDSQASYDQVTSGSRFTLASAFRKAGWRTVSDVPSDSRPWPVGSSFYHYESQLNGTNVGYRGPRFSYARIPDQYTWAYFQQHELAGPHRPVMAEIDFVSSHTPWTPLPSLVPWNAIGDGSVYDPQPAAGLPPSVVWQDPHHVQQLYGESIQYSLNSMFSFLTTVDDPDLVVVVLGDHQPAAVVSGAGADHDVPISIIAKDPAVIDRVSSWSWQPGMLPAPDAPVWRMDAFRDRFLSAFGTRK
- a CDS encoding glycosyltransferase family 4 protein codes for the protein MSAPLVFAVPRAVDDPERVSGGNVYDRRVRDALRAAGREVRMLLVADEPGALAVALRGLADGALLLADGLLVSREPGAVVAEAHRLRIVILAHMVEPDPDEPRLAAFRAALLIVATSEWTRTELAAQGAADAARVVVAHPGADPAPVTAASEDGGRLLCVAVVAPHKGQDLLVRALAGFADRPGWTCTVAGSLRADPGFAEALGSVVDAAGLADRIGFPGVLDGRALEDAYAHADLLVQPSRSESYGMAIAEALAHGVPVLATAVGGIGEAIPVRDAAMLVPPDDPWALHVVLQQWWADPARRAAAKAAALAARSIGRSWAGTAAVIEAALAEAERAPAPLRTGAAS